A segment of the Triticum urartu cultivar G1812 chromosome 1, Tu2.1, whole genome shotgun sequence genome:
AGCGCGTCGTACACCACCTGACGCCGAAGGATGCGGTCGAACACCACCTGCAGCAGCTTGTCGTCGCCGCGGCCGCCACCGTCCTCCTCGCGCGCGGCCTCCATGAGCGACTCCTTGAGGAGCAGCCGTTGCGTCAGGTGGCGAGTGGATGGACGTGGTGGCCCGGCTGTGCGTCCATGGATGATGACTCCTTGAGGTATTgctctctcttcctcttcctgTCTCTTCTCCGTGAAAACTTAATGTCAGATGGAGATTCTTGTGTACTGCTAGGAGTAGTGCTAGCAAATGGAGATTCTTGTGATCTTGTGTACTGCTAGGAGTAGTGCTAGCAAATGTTACAGATGCTAATGTCAGTTGTGAGGCCTTAATTGCCTACCGAGCTCTCTGTAATCAACCAAGTAGCAGCAGCACTCCAACATTTCTTCAGAGGTTTACTGTCGATGGTCGATTGTTTTGCTTCAGTTGTCGTTCGGTTCAGAGTTCCAATACTTTGTTGTGCTTGCAGGGCGACGCTGACGATTTTACTACTCCTCTTGCAATAGTACTGTTGTTTCCTCACCAACATCTGTGCTAGTGTAGTTTTGGTTAAATTTGCAATGAGCTAATGGAGTATTGTACTCCTCTTGCAGCAGTACTGTACTGTACTCATCTTACAGTAGTTAGTGAGTACTCCAACAGTACTTACTGTAGTTTCTCTCCATCTTCTCTCAATTTTAAATGAAACTTTAATTTAAACTTTAAAATTAACTGAAGCTTTACTTCAAAACTGCAATTGTTGTGCTGTAGTTTATGTAGTTTCAGTACTGTTTTGGAGTAGTGGTTGCAAAATTTGGAGTAGCAAGCAGATCCAGTATTTGGAGTACCTGAATAATCAGATTTGGAGTTTCTGATTTGCTGTCATATTAGCTTGGAGCAGTAGCAGTGCTTGCTCtgctcttctcttctcaaataaAAAAAGTGAGTTCAAGATTTGGAGTAGTGTAgatcttctcttctcttttcaGTTAATTTAAATTAACTcaaacctttcagatttggagtaTTAATTAAACTAACTTAAACCCTTTTCtgttaattaaactaattaaatgAAATCTTTTGCTGTTTAGTGGAGTAATTTAGTGTATATtgctcctctcctctcctctctcttctcttctcttctcttctcttctcttctcttcagTACT
Coding sequences within it:
- the LOC125546032 gene encoding uncharacterized protein LOC125546032 isoform X3; amino-acid sequence: MVSSWTHDGTSALPKRVVHHLTPKDAVEHHLQQLVVAAAATVLLARGLHERLLEEQPLRQVASGWTWWPGCASMDDDSLRATLTILLLLLQYVVGLHPSCQARDLIVDLLFSGMGSWHRRCSIGEESARTRSLSTAMLPKEYWSSPTAS